One Lactobacillus sp. CBA3606 DNA segment encodes these proteins:
- a CDS encoding phosphohydrolase, which produces MIVEQINPLVVCGVIGDETTLVVTKCLTGPFTNRYDLPTAAITPHATLNETVNQITVMETGLRTTIERQLGTVQFIIPDSDPTTAQRQRHIISTFYLLEPVGGTLMTKRPAFTAALSAGAARMPLTQLNWANSSPMVMQAKRFLVAGAFPVTDQQIAKYDIPATPQFSVE; this is translated from the coding sequence ATGATAGTCGAACAAATTAATCCGTTAGTCGTTTGTGGCGTCATTGGTGATGAGACCACTTTAGTCGTAACCAAATGTCTAACGGGACCATTTACCAATCGTTATGATTTACCGACAGCGGCCATTACACCCCATGCCACTTTGAATGAAACAGTTAATCAAATTACCGTGATGGAAACGGGCTTACGTACCACAATTGAGCGTCAATTAGGGACGGTTCAGTTTATAATACCGGATTCAGATCCCACAACTGCCCAGCGCCAACGCCATATTATTAGTACATTTTACTTGTTGGAACCCGTTGGGGGCACGTTAATGACGAAACGGCCCGCTTTTACGGCTGCTTTATCGGCCGGGGCTGCGCGAATGCCCTTAACGCAATTAAATTGGGCGAATAGTTCACCGATGGTGATGCAAGCAAAGCGTTTTTTGGTGGCCGGGGCATTTCCGGTTACTGACCAGCAAATTGCCAAGTATGACATCCCGGCCACGCCGCAGTTCAGCGTGGAGTAA
- the thrC gene encoding threonine synthase yields the protein METLYRSTRETASQTMTSSQAVLQGLTPDGGLFVPVQLPTANFDFDYLATLSYQAVAYEVLKLFFTDYTEAELKACLKAAYGDQFDDPAIAPVTKHGQQYYLELFHGPTIAFKDLALQLLPQLMLTAAKKNHLESEVVILTATSGDTGKAAMAGFADVNQTKIIVFYPKDGVSAIQKQQMVTQAGANTYVVALNGNFDDAQTKVKALLNDPQLHAELAQNNLQFSSANSINIGRLFPQVAYYVYTYAQLIKQGRIKNGDEINFSVPTGNFGDILAGYYAKQLGTPIHKLICASNRNNVLTDFFNTGIYNKQRDFFLTSSPSMDILVSSNLERLVFYLTGANPVKTAGLMQDLQTKGAYQLTPTMRQAITDFWAGFVTEDQDQHEINHLYVHHHYTIDPHTAVASAVAKQYCAATKDQRPMVIVATASPYKFPQAVLTAITGAPVTVDGLSAVDQLHDRIKTPIPATVTQLRTATVKHDRVSDPEQMATTIRQILHLT from the coding sequence ATGGAAACACTTTATCGCAGTACCCGCGAAACTGCAAGTCAGACAATGACCAGCTCACAAGCCGTTTTACAGGGACTGACCCCCGACGGCGGCTTATTTGTCCCCGTTCAACTACCGACCGCCAACTTTGACTTTGATTACTTGGCAACTTTATCTTATCAAGCAGTCGCTTATGAGGTTTTGAAGCTCTTCTTTACCGATTACACTGAAGCCGAACTCAAAGCCTGTCTCAAAGCAGCTTATGGTGACCAGTTTGATGATCCAGCAATCGCCCCCGTCACGAAACATGGGCAACAATACTACTTGGAACTCTTTCATGGACCAACGATTGCCTTCAAGGACCTCGCGCTCCAACTATTGCCCCAGCTAATGCTGACAGCGGCTAAAAAGAATCACTTAGAATCCGAGGTGGTTATTCTAACCGCTACCTCTGGTGATACTGGTAAAGCGGCCATGGCTGGTTTTGCTGATGTCAATCAAACTAAAATCATCGTCTTTTATCCTAAAGACGGCGTTAGCGCCATTCAAAAACAACAGATGGTGACGCAAGCCGGGGCCAATACCTACGTGGTCGCGCTTAATGGGAATTTTGATGATGCTCAGACTAAGGTCAAGGCGCTACTTAATGACCCCCAATTGCACGCCGAACTGGCTCAAAATAACTTACAATTTTCGAGTGCCAATTCAATTAATATTGGTCGGCTCTTTCCCCAAGTCGCCTATTACGTCTATACTTATGCCCAATTAATTAAACAAGGGCGCATTAAAAATGGCGATGAAATAAACTTTAGTGTCCCAACGGGTAACTTCGGTGATATTTTAGCAGGATACTACGCCAAGCAATTGGGCACCCCCATTCATAAATTAATTTGTGCGTCGAATCGTAACAATGTCTTGACCGACTTTTTCAATACTGGCATTTACAATAAACAACGGGACTTTTTCTTAACCAGCTCGCCATCAATGGATATCCTAGTTTCTAGCAATCTAGAACGCTTGGTCTTTTATCTGACCGGTGCCAATCCTGTGAAAACCGCTGGCTTAATGCAAGACTTACAAACTAAGGGCGCTTACCAGTTGACCCCAACCATGCGCCAAGCCATTACCGATTTTTGGGCAGGGTTTGTGACTGAGGACCAAGACCAACACGAAATTAATCATCTGTATGTGCATCATCACTACACGATTGATCCTCATACTGCCGTCGCTTCCGCGGTTGCGAAACAATATTGTGCCGCCACTAAAGATCAACGCCCCATGGTAATCGTTGCCACTGCTAGTCCGTATAAGTTTCCACAAGCGGTCTTAACCGCAATTACGGGGGCGCCCGTAACGGTTGATGGCTTGAGTGCGGTCGATCAACTCCATGATCGCATCAAAACGCCAATTCCAGCGACGGTGACTCAGCTACGGACCGCCACCGTCAAGCATGACCGTGTCAGCGACCCCGAACAAATGGCCACAACGATTCGTCAAATTTTGCATTTAACGTAA
- a CDS encoding 2'-5' RNA ligase family protein, with product MERSVLIFPDFDNINQVQRIRQKYDSLYAHVRPHISLIFPFESESENGLIFDSLCEVSHDVPAFSIDISKVSGDYENGYVWLEIGKSKNKISSLHRSLYDCSIFSAHELRYKKYVPHITIAQGLTPEKAVELADELNKQIGNVSADVKSISVEKIRSNGDSIEIFTKKLLGK from the coding sequence TTGGAGCGTTCAGTCCTAATATTTCCTGATTTTGATAATATTAATCAAGTACAAAGAATTAGGCAAAAGTATGATTCGTTATATGCACATGTCAGACCACATATTTCTTTAATTTTCCCGTTTGAGAGTGAATCGGAGAATGGGTTAATATTTGATTCCCTTTGTGAAGTGAGCCATGATGTGCCAGCTTTTTCAATAGATATCTCTAAAGTGTCTGGTGATTATGAAAATGGATATGTTTGGTTAGAAATCGGAAAAAGTAAGAATAAAATTAGCAGCCTACATCGAAGTCTATATGATTGTTCTATATTTTCGGCTCACGAACTTAGATATAAAAAATATGTACCACATATCACAATTGCACAGGGATTAACTCCAGAAAAAGCAGTCGAATTGGCGGATGAATTGAATAAGCAGATAGGTAATGTTTCTGCAGATGTTAAGAGCATCTCGGTTGAAAAAATACGATCTAATGGAGATTCTATTGAGATTTTCACAAAGAAATTGCTTGGTAAATGA
- a CDS encoding Cof-type HAD-IIB family hydrolase, with translation MITTIALDLDNTLLTSAKTISPRTERVLKQLHTAGKRIVLCTGRPIKAIQPLLKQLALTQPTDYSITFNGGLVQQNTTAAILARTSLTKADLEPLYAFAKKFGFPLDVIDLTQVYSLIELGKSPYEDFLQGLMPFTDLTFATLPADDLFGKVVSASDQVPAIQANLPATIAANFHVVPSRRNLLEFLPNHTDKASGLTQLLAHFNEQATNLMAFGDEENDLGMLKLAQVGVAMDNAIPAVKAVATATTLSNDDDGVAVFLENYFS, from the coding sequence ATGATTACAACGATTGCACTCGACTTGGATAATACTTTGTTAACTTCCGCAAAGACGATTTCACCCCGGACGGAACGGGTCCTAAAACAGCTACACACTGCGGGTAAACGCATCGTGCTCTGTACTGGTCGTCCCATTAAAGCCATTCAGCCGTTACTCAAGCAACTGGCGTTAACCCAACCAACTGATTACTCGATTACTTTTAATGGGGGGTTAGTGCAACAAAATACGACGGCCGCAATTTTGGCACGGACCAGCTTAACCAAGGCAGATTTAGAACCGCTATACGCTTTTGCAAAAAAGTTCGGCTTTCCGTTAGACGTGATTGACCTTACTCAGGTGTATTCGCTCATCGAGCTTGGCAAATCACCCTATGAAGACTTTCTACAAGGACTCATGCCATTTACGGACTTAACTTTTGCGACCTTACCAGCCGATGATTTATTCGGTAAAGTCGTCAGTGCTTCCGACCAAGTACCGGCTATTCAGGCCAACTTACCGGCAACCATCGCCGCCAACTTTCACGTCGTGCCCTCACGGCGAAACCTATTAGAATTTTTACCGAACCACACGGATAAAGCGAGCGGACTTACCCAACTACTCGCCCACTTTAACGAACAGGCCACTAATTTAATGGCCTTCGGTGATGAAGAAAATGATTTAGGCATGCTCAAGCTTGCTCAGGTGGGCGTCGCCATGGACAATGCCATTCCCGCCGTTAAAGCCGTGGCAACGGCAACAACGCTCAGTAATGATGATGATGGCGTTGCCGTTTTCTTAGAAAATTATTTTAGTTAA
- a CDS encoding GtrA family protein yields MQLWQRYRSVLSYLIFGGLTTVVNFVVFWVFNDFVHWPVLVSNTMAWILSVLFAYVTNKIWVFDSKTPTLQAVLKEATSFFGFRLLSYFVDQGIMFVGITLLHGNPLIVKLLDQVIIVVMNWFFSKLFIFKDRGK; encoded by the coding sequence ATGCAACTTTGGCAACGCTATCGGAGTGTGTTGTCGTACTTAATTTTTGGCGGTCTAACGACGGTCGTTAACTTTGTCGTTTTTTGGGTTTTCAATGATTTTGTCCATTGGCCCGTCCTCGTCAGCAACACCATGGCTTGGATTCTTTCCGTCCTTTTTGCCTACGTCACTAATAAAATCTGGGTTTTTGATTCTAAAACACCCACCTTACAAGCAGTGCTTAAAGAAGCAACGTCGTTTTTTGGCTTTCGCCTTTTGAGTTACTTCGTTGACCAAGGCATTATGTTTGTGGGGATTACCTTGTTACATGGTAATCCGTTAATCGTCAAATTACTTGACCAGGTCATCATCGTCGTCATGAATTGGTTCTTTAGCAAACTCTTTATTTTTAAAGATCGCGGTAAGTAA
- a CDS encoding 3-oxoacyl-ACP reductase translates to MQFSEFAGQTVLVTGAASGIGQAQTQAFLAQHAQVIAIDRQPQPASLLPQAQLSYQRADVCDATALTQAIKAGSAVLGQPQIVCNTAGKLDGYQPTLALGLDQWQQILATDLTSQFIVTNAVLPAMLAQQHGVFVNMASIAGLVAGGGGAAYTAAKHAVIGYTKQVDLDYASQGIRANCLAPGAIDTPMNAADFAGAGKMAQWVAQETPAKRWAQPQEVADLTLFLASRHADYIHGTVVPIDGGWLEK, encoded by the coding sequence ATGCAATTCAGTGAATTTGCTGGGCAGACAGTATTAGTGACGGGGGCGGCCTCTGGGATTGGTCAGGCCCAAACGCAGGCTTTTTTAGCCCAACACGCCCAAGTGATTGCGATTGACCGGCAACCGCAACCAGCTAGTCTCTTGCCGCAGGCGCAACTAAGCTATCAGCGCGCCGATGTTTGTGATGCCACAGCGTTAACGCAAGCAATTAAGGCTGGCAGTGCGGTGCTGGGACAGCCCCAAATTGTGTGTAATACGGCTGGCAAGCTCGATGGCTATCAACCGACTTTGGCGCTTGGCTTAGACCAATGGCAACAGATCTTAGCGACTGACCTAACTAGTCAGTTCATCGTAACGAATGCGGTTTTGCCGGCCATGTTAGCCCAGCAACATGGGGTTTTCGTTAACATGGCCTCAATCGCGGGCTTAGTCGCCGGTGGTGGTGGGGCAGCTTACACGGCGGCCAAACATGCCGTAATTGGTTATACCAAGCAAGTCGACTTAGACTATGCAAGCCAGGGGATTCGGGCTAATTGTCTGGCTCCTGGTGCAATTGACACACCAATGAATGCGGCTGATTTTGCCGGGGCCGGTAAGATGGCGCAATGGGTTGCCCAAGAGACCCCTGCTAAACGCTGGGCGCAACCACAAGAGGTGGCTGATTTAACGTTATTTTTGGCGAGTCGCCATGCTGACTATATTCATGGCACGGTGGTTCCGATTGATGGTGGTTGGTTAGAGAAGTAA
- a CDS encoding MalY/PatB family protein, with product MDQAAFIAQYATNRLNTNSLKWDALAERYGDKDLIAMWVADMEFKVPTAVTDALTARVAHGIYGYSYTPDSYYEAFFNWEQDRHGLTLQKDWLRFGTGVVNSLYALVNTYTQPGDGVLILTPVYYPFFNAIQDNHRQLVTSELTNTAGHYTIDFDDVERKIKANEVRLFIQCSPHNPVGRIWTVAEETRLLALCEQYHVLVISDEIHQDIEIDPDDHPFVSALTVADGRFADRVIVVNSPSKTFNVACLLNSHVIIPNDVLRQQYDAFNTRNNQTEVNVLGQTAGEAAYRSGAAWLDQILAIVRANYHYLRTELAAHAPKIVVAELQGTYLTWLDIRGYIAPEYTREFIQAKCGLAVDFGEWFSANDQGFVRLNLATDPKYVQRAVQNIITCLDQLTK from the coding sequence ATGGATCAGGCAGCTTTTATTGCACAATACGCAACGAATCGGCTGAATACCAATTCGTTAAAATGGGACGCATTAGCGGAACGTTATGGAGACAAGGATTTAATTGCAATGTGGGTGGCAGATATGGAGTTTAAAGTGCCCACGGCAGTCACGGATGCGTTAACTGCGCGGGTGGCGCACGGTATCTATGGCTATTCATATACGCCAGATAGTTATTACGAGGCATTTTTCAATTGGGAACAAGACCGGCATGGCTTGACGTTACAAAAGGATTGGCTACGGTTTGGAACCGGGGTTGTGAATTCCTTATATGCGTTGGTGAACACCTATACTCAACCGGGTGACGGCGTCCTAATCTTGACGCCAGTGTATTATCCGTTCTTTAATGCGATTCAAGATAACCATCGGCAGTTAGTGACGTCAGAGTTAACGAATACGGCGGGACATTACACGATTGATTTTGATGATGTCGAACGTAAAATTAAAGCAAATGAAGTGCGCCTATTTATTCAATGTTCGCCGCATAATCCAGTTGGCCGCATTTGGACAGTGGCGGAAGAGACCCGGTTATTGGCGTTATGTGAACAATATCATGTCCTGGTTATTTCTGATGAAATTCACCAAGATATTGAGATTGATCCGGATGATCATCCGTTTGTGTCAGCTTTAACGGTTGCGGATGGTCGGTTTGCTGACCGGGTGATTGTTGTGAACTCGCCATCTAAGACCTTTAATGTGGCTTGTTTGCTCAATTCACACGTGATTATTCCTAATGACGTTTTGCGGCAACAATATGATGCCTTTAATACCCGCAACAATCAAACCGAAGTTAATGTCTTAGGCCAAACGGCGGGAGAGGCAGCTTATCGGTCTGGGGCAGCCTGGCTGGATCAAATCTTAGCCATTGTGCGCGCTAACTATCATTACTTACGAACTGAGCTAGCGGCGCATGCGCCTAAAATCGTCGTGGCCGAGTTGCAAGGGACTTATCTCACCTGGTTGGATATTCGGGGCTACATTGCGCCGGAATACACGCGGGAATTCATTCAAGCCAAGTGTGGCCTTGCAGTTGATTTTGGTGAGTGGTTCAGTGCCAATGATCAAGGCTTTGTGCGGTTAAACTTGGCGACTGATCCGAAATATGTTCAGCGAGCGGTCCAAAATATCATCACCTGTTTAGATCAATTAACGAAATAA
- a CDS encoding LVIS_2131 family protein: MTSAWNWIGIIAWIIVLALIVWVFHNIRVRRIKMIVARQHTFEWNNLLITIGELIVSFGLLIGMGYASFSNHVSLNDQKTVKVTYRYEPLVLRVGTKGSYYVAVDRGTTKKPVHIYNYWVKNAKYTVSSNKATVISSLKQVKIADAGIPWSHQALVKQDQRHEKAYVVKMTATYQPTFWNGLGVRVGHQAMSRWLIRVPAQSFINTTDIQAE; the protein is encoded by the coding sequence ATGACTTCTGCATGGAATTGGATTGGAATCATTGCTTGGATTATTGTCTTGGCGTTAATCGTGTGGGTATTTCATAATATCCGCGTTCGTCGCATTAAAATGATTGTGGCGCGTCAGCATACGTTTGAGTGGAATAATTTATTGATTACGATTGGTGAATTGATTGTCAGTTTTGGCTTACTAATCGGGATGGGCTATGCATCTTTTAGCAATCATGTTAGTTTAAATGATCAAAAGACGGTTAAAGTAACTTATCGTTATGAACCATTGGTTTTACGTGTCGGGACTAAAGGCTCATATTATGTGGCCGTTGACCGGGGCACGACGAAGAAACCCGTGCATATTTATAACTACTGGGTTAAGAATGCGAAATATACCGTCTCTAGTAACAAAGCAACGGTGATTAGTAGTTTAAAACAAGTTAAAATTGCGGATGCTGGTATTCCGTGGTCGCATCAAGCCTTGGTTAAGCAAGACCAACGGCATGAAAAGGCGTACGTGGTGAAGATGACAGCCACGTATCAACCCACTTTTTGGAATGGGTTAGGCGTCCGAGTTGGGCATCAAGCGATGAGTCGCTGGTTAATTCGTGTACCCGCACAGTCCTTTATTAATACGACCGATATTCAAGCTGAATAA
- a CDS encoding glycoside hydrolase family 13 protein → MQLAGILHRPESEDTAILADHHLLLRLKTARQDIQKVEVVFADMYLWQAGAPFQQTVLQPGLVTAAQQVWTCPLTLPTNRLIYAFKLTDLTGQTLGYGDDGFFADTATNWQTTSHYFHLPYLHVSDAQLPPAWVKKTVWYQIFPERFANGDATNDPQNVTPWGVDPVKRTSFYGGDLQGIIDHLDDLADLGINGLYLCPLFTAPSNHKYDTIDHFEIDPHFGTKKDFQALVDAVHARGMKVMLDAVFNHFGDQAPQWLDVVKNGPASRFADWFHIHGWPVGRDTRTGTLNYETFATGAAMPKLNTQNPAVQDYLIAVTKYWVEQFNIDAWRFDVADEVDHGFWRRLCTALRQVKPDIYLLGEAWHSSQALVNQGQFDAVMNYPLTQPILALFKRELSLKDYIYKTNLQLLQYPQPNQQVMFNAIDTHDTPRLLTVLQGNQRRVQAALTLLMLLPGTPCLYYGTEVSLAGGADPDNRRCMNWHPTVAEQQVRTFVKQLIRWRLAQAEFLATSQLSWHVEDDCLELIRQSATQTVTGRFNLGSTTVSLPTTATVIMAMGLTAGEIARDGFALTVSKTR, encoded by the coding sequence ATGCAATTAGCAGGAATTTTGCACCGACCGGAGAGTGAAGATACGGCGATTCTAGCCGATCACCACTTATTATTACGGTTAAAGACAGCGCGGCAAGATATTCAAAAAGTTGAAGTCGTGTTTGCCGATATGTATTTATGGCAAGCGGGGGCGCCTTTCCAGCAGACGGTGCTCCAGCCAGGACTGGTTACTGCAGCCCAGCAAGTCTGGACTTGTCCGTTGACGTTGCCGACGAACCGGTTGATTTATGCGTTTAAATTGACAGATTTAACCGGGCAGACGTTAGGCTACGGTGATGATGGCTTTTTTGCGGATACCGCGACTAATTGGCAAACGACGAGTCACTATTTTCATCTGCCTTATCTACACGTTAGTGACGCCCAATTACCACCAGCCTGGGTAAAAAAGACGGTCTGGTATCAGATTTTTCCGGAACGGTTTGCCAATGGCGATGCCACTAATGATCCACAAAACGTGACACCGTGGGGCGTTGATCCGGTTAAAAGAACGTCTTTTTATGGCGGTGATTTGCAAGGAATTATTGATCATTTAGATGATTTGGCTGATTTGGGCATTAATGGGTTATATCTATGTCCGCTCTTTACTGCACCGTCAAATCATAAATATGATACGATTGATCATTTCGAAATTGACCCCCACTTTGGCACTAAAAAAGACTTTCAAGCCTTAGTGGATGCCGTCCATGCGCGTGGCATGAAAGTTATGTTAGACGCTGTCTTCAATCACTTTGGCGATCAAGCACCGCAATGGCTGGATGTGGTTAAAAATGGGCCGGCCTCACGGTTTGCCGATTGGTTCCACATTCACGGCTGGCCGGTTGGACGTGATACGCGTACGGGGACCTTAAACTATGAAACTTTTGCAACTGGAGCCGCAATGCCTAAATTAAATACCCAGAATCCAGCGGTACAGGATTACTTGATTGCCGTTACCAAATATTGGGTCGAACAATTTAACATTGATGCATGGCGATTTGATGTGGCGGATGAAGTTGACCATGGGTTTTGGCGCCGTCTATGTACGGCGTTGCGTCAGGTTAAGCCCGATATTTATTTGTTGGGTGAAGCGTGGCACAGTAGCCAAGCGTTAGTGAATCAGGGGCAATTTGATGCGGTGATGAATTATCCATTAACGCAACCGATTTTGGCGTTGTTCAAGCGTGAGCTAAGCTTAAAAGACTATATCTACAAGACTAACTTGCAGTTGTTACAGTATCCACAGCCAAATCAGCAGGTGATGTTTAATGCGATTGATACGCATGATACGCCGCGATTATTGACGGTCTTGCAAGGCAATCAACGGCGGGTACAAGCTGCATTGACTCTACTCATGTTATTACCCGGCACGCCCTGTCTTTATTATGGGACGGAAGTCAGCTTGGCTGGTGGGGCTGATCCGGATAATCGGCGGTGCATGAATTGGCACCCCACGGTAGCTGAACAACAAGTGCGCACCTTTGTTAAGCAACTGATTCGGTGGCGGTTAGCCCAGGCTGAATTTTTAGCCACGAGTCAGCTGAGTTGGCACGTTGAGGACGATTGTCTCGAGTTAATCCGCCAGTCAGCCACGCAAACGGTCACCGGACGGTTCAACCTTGGTTCGACGACCGTGTCGCTACCAACGACGGCTACAGTCATTATGGCAATGGGATTGACTGCTGGTGAAATTGCGAGGGATGGCTTTGCCTTAACGGTGTCTAAGACGCGCTAA
- a CDS encoding DUF2829 domain-containing protein, with the protein MTFEAILPALKAGKRAVRTGWEGTELFVVLQPTSTFQGDVLNPYFLIKTADEAYSLWSPTDCDILAEDWQLVA; encoded by the coding sequence ATGACATTTGAAGCAATTTTACCGGCCTTAAAGGCTGGCAAGCGCGCCGTTCGGACTGGTTGGGAAGGGACCGAACTCTTTGTAGTGCTACAACCGACGTCAACTTTTCAAGGTGATGTGTTGAACCCTTACTTTTTGATTAAAACTGCTGATGAAGCCTATAGTTTATGGTCACCAACGGATTGTGATATTTTGGCTGAAGACTGGCAACTGGTCGCCTAA
- a CDS encoding ISL3 family transposase, with protein MSKDTKFLLGIKDQNIKKVTIINNIQEKGPIEVQAVLDYRPKACPKCGVLNRKSIIRYGWRQVKVKLLRSSERDVLLHLKKRNFKCKVCNSYFLAATSLTQRNHTISNNVRIACLEKLSEPVTMTHIAHELNISSSTVVSMLKTYERDLLTHYDWLPSVICMDEIKSTKDANGSMSFVFMDGETHQFIDILESRTLASLEKYFNRYTKAARMGVKVIVTDMNYTYPELVSVFPEAIIVTDRFHIVKSAVVGFNQTRIRVMKQFAKSNIKYKALKRYWKLLLKPNEKLDIKNYRHYSFIAGRHTQNQIVEEMLEFDPDLKRAYDALHTLRSAVKYRDLPRLRQVLDASNQFPEEMEKHFLKLRDSQESIENALRYQYSNGPLEGTNNKIKVLKHTAYGFGNFNNFRLRIHLMFALKKGA; from the coding sequence ATGAGTAAGGATACTAAATTTTTATTGGGAATTAAAGACCAAAACATCAAAAAAGTAACTATTATCAATAACATTCAAGAAAAAGGACCAATCGAGGTTCAAGCAGTTTTGGACTATCGTCCAAAAGCGTGTCCAAAGTGCGGCGTGCTCAACAGAAAAAGCATCATTCGTTATGGCTGGCGGCAAGTAAAAGTTAAGCTACTTAGGAGCAGTGAGCGAGACGTTTTACTGCATCTAAAGAAACGGAACTTTAAGTGTAAAGTGTGCAACAGCTATTTTTTAGCAGCAACCAGTTTAACGCAACGGAATCATACAATCTCTAATAATGTTCGTATCGCTTGCTTAGAGAAGCTGAGTGAACCGGTGACCATGACACACATTGCTCACGAATTGAATATTTCAAGTAGTACAGTTGTCTCAATGTTAAAGACCTACGAACGTGATTTATTGACCCATTATGATTGGTTGCCAAGTGTCATTTGTATGGATGAAATCAAGTCAACCAAAGATGCCAATGGTTCGATGAGTTTCGTCTTTATGGATGGAGAAACTCATCAATTTATAGATATCTTAGAATCGAGAACACTTGCTAGTCTTGAAAAATACTTTAACCGTTATACGAAAGCAGCCCGAATGGGTGTCAAAGTTATTGTAACGGATATGAATTATACGTACCCTGAGCTAGTGTCAGTATTTCCAGAGGCCATAATCGTTACTGACCGGTTTCACATCGTGAAATCGGCGGTGGTAGGCTTTAATCAAACTCGTATTCGCGTCATGAAACAATTTGCTAAATCAAATATTAAATATAAAGCACTAAAGAGATATTGGAAACTACTCTTAAAACCTAACGAGAAACTTGATATCAAGAACTATAGGCACTATTCCTTTATTGCCGGACGCCATACCCAAAATCAAATTGTTGAAGAGATGCTGGAATTTGATCCAGATTTAAAACGAGCCTATGACGCCTTGCATACACTCAGAAGCGCCGTCAAATATCGAGATTTACCCCGTTTAAGACAGGTTCTCGATGCTAGTAATCAATTTCCAGAGGAAATGGAGAAACATTTTTTGAAACTACGAGATAGCCAAGAGTCGATTGAGAACGCACTTAGATATCAATATTCAAATGGTCCTTTGGAAGGGACAAATAACAAAATCAAAGTTTTAAAACATACCGCCTATGGTTTTGGAAATTTCAATAATTTCAGATTGCGTATACATTTAATGTTCGCATTAAAAAAAGGTGCTTAG
- a CDS encoding NUDIX hydrolase → MAVMDNVGRPGQVLRKQQVYTGPIFNLLKETIQTPDGLTVERDLIDHGDAVTILALTADDQVVLGSEYRVGRNAETISLPAGLINPGEAPLTAAVRELQEEAGYVAHDSQVMTTISSSEGFTNETVSLILTHIDPSERVERHFDADEYVNTQLVPLAKVIELLRTGQLHSAQAVCALTWYLTFIR, encoded by the coding sequence ATGGCAGTAATGGATAATGTTGGGCGTCCCGGCCAAGTGCTGCGTAAGCAACAGGTCTATACGGGACCGATTTTTAATTTGTTAAAAGAAACGATTCAAACTCCCGATGGGTTAACCGTTGAACGTGATTTGATTGATCATGGTGATGCCGTGACAATCTTAGCACTGACGGCGGATGACCAAGTCGTATTAGGTTCAGAATATCGGGTGGGTCGCAATGCCGAAACGATTAGTTTACCGGCGGGATTGATCAACCCTGGTGAGGCGCCTTTAACGGCGGCTGTTCGTGAACTGCAAGAAGAAGCGGGCTACGTTGCCCATGACAGTCAAGTGATGACGACGATTAGCTCATCGGAGGGATTCACGAATGAAACGGTGAGCTTGATTTTGACGCATATTGATCCTAGTGAACGTGTTGAACGGCATTTTGATGCGGACGAATACGTGAATACGCAGTTAGTCCCATTGGCTAAAGTGATTGAGTTGTTACGAACTGGTCAATTACATTCAGCGCAAGCGGTTTGTGCATTGACGTGGTATTTGACTTTTATACGCTAA